The genome window TCGGAGGCGTTGTTAAAAACGGGACAGGAACCCAGATCCTCTCCGGTTCAAATACCTATTCGGGAGGTACCACGATCAACGGCGGGATCTTACAAGTGGGTAGCGGAGGCACAACCGGCACGCCCGGGCCCGGCACCATCACCATCAACAACAACGCCAGCCTCGTTTTCAATCGCACCAACGACGTCGTCCAAGGCACGGATTTTAGTTTGATCGACGGTACCGGAACAGTCACCCAGGCTGGCACTGGCGCAGTCACCTTGTCCTTTGGTAACACATACAGCGGAGGCACCGCCATCACTTCAGGCACGCTACTTCTCGGCAACGATACTGGCGCTGGCTCGGGAACGATCGCCCTGGCCGATGGCACCACCCTCGGTGCCAGTGCCAACAATTTGACGGTCGCGAATCCCATCAACGTCACCGGCACCGCGAGCCTCGGTCAGAATGCAAACAACGTCCTGACATTGACCGGGGCGCTGACCGGCTCCGGCACGCTTCAGAATAAAACCGCCTCCGGCTCTACCCCCAATCTGTTTCTTAAGGGCGACCTCAGTGGTTTTATCGGGACGCTGGCAATCACCAACGGTAATACAAACACTACGGCTTTTTGGCGGTTTGGAGCTACGGGAGGAGCCACCATTGATCTCTCGCACGCCACGGTGAATTTGATTTCCGGGCCGAGTGCCAATGTCTCCCCCGGCTTTATTGATGCCACCACCGTTGCCAACACCATGAAAATAGGCACGCTCACCGGCGGTGGCACCTTTCAGGGTTCGTTCAATGGCACCGCCAACGTTTTCAACATCCTTGAAGTCGGCAACCTGAACACAAATTCCACTTTCTCGGGAGTGCTGGGCCGGTCTAGCAATAATATGATGCAGCTCAGCCTGACCAAAGTCGGCACGGGCACGCTCACCCTCTCCGGCACGAATATCTATACCGGCGACACCACCGTGAATGCCGGGGTTCTCGCCGTGAGTGGAAATGCCATTGCTAACGCCAACAAGCTCGTGATCAATGGCGGCAAAGTGGACCCAATGGGCGCTACCGAAGTGGTGGGCACCCTCTACTTCGGCGCCACGCAGCAGGCCACTGGCACTTGGGGAGCCACCGGTTCCACCGCGACGCATATCGATGACGTCCACTTTACCGGCACGGGAGTCGTCAGTGTCACCACCGGTCCTCCCGCCGGCTATTCCGCCTGGGCGGATCTCTACGCATCGGGGCAGACGATGGATCAGGACCATGACAACGACGGCGTGAAAAACGGCGTGGAGTACTTCATGGGCCAAACCGGCTCGACCTTCACCGCCAACCCGGCCCCGGTAAATGGAGCCGTCACCTGGCCGATGGGAGCCACTTACACCGGCGTCTATGGCACCGACTACGAAGTGCAAACCTCCACCGACCTCGTGAACTGGACGCAGGTCCCGATCGGCACCGGCGACAACACTGTGGCCGTCACTGCCGGCACCTCGGTCGTTTACGACATGCCCGCCGGTGGCAAGAGCTTCGTCCGCCTCGTCGTCAAGAACTGAGCCCTGCGTTCATCGAAATCCAAACCTCTCTATTAAGACCCCTCCCTATCACCCATGAAACCTAAGAACAAAACAGTACAGCACCTCGGCCTCATCGCACTCGCGTTCGCCGGAGTTTCCTCCCCACTCGCCCACGCCGCCAACGACGTCTGGATCGGTAATACCGATTCCAACTTCGCCACCCTGTCCAACTGGACGGGATCGGTTAGCCCCAATAACAACACACCCGTGTTCGGAACAGCCGGCCCCTTCGGCACCACCCTGAACAACGACCTCTCGGGAGCCACCTTCGCCGGCCTCACCTTCAACAGCGGCGCCAGCGCCTTCACCATCGGCGGCAACAGCTTCGCGCTCACGGGGACCATCACCAACAACTCGACGAACACCCAGACGATCAACACCGCGATGACGATTGCAGCCGGTCGCACAGTCACTGCGACGAGCGGCCAGTTGGTTCTGGGTGGCAACATTACCGGTGCGGGTGGTCTGACACTGAATCCGACCAACAAGATCACCCTGGGGGGAACCAACAACTTCGCGACGAATACTGCCTTTGCTAATTTGACCATCAATGGGGGAGCGGGTGGCGTGGACATCACGGGTTCTACGACTGTAGGCAACGCAGCAAACGTGAATCAAGGCGGCTACCTCAGCGTTGGGGGCACTACAACAGTTACGATTCAGTCGGGTGGTTCGCTCGCGGTCAACGGAGCGACGAACACGCAGCCCGCCTCTGCCATTGGCCAGAATATAGCCGGCACGAGCACGATCCTTGTGAACGGTGGAACCCTCACCTTCGGCGCGAACACGGCCCTCCTCCTCGGCAACGGCTCAACCGGATCGGGTGTGCTGACGATCGCCTCCGGCACCGCCACGATCAATCGCGGTACCCTGGCGACGACAGGGGCCGGCACGGATACACGCCTTATCATGATGGGTAGGGACCCTAGTGCCGCCAACGGCAATAACGGCACGATCAATCTGAATGGTGGCACCCTTGCCACGGACCGCCAGTTTGTTCGTGATGGAAGCACCGGTAGTGCAAATTCGGGAACCGCGAATTTCGTGTTCGGTGGCGGCACGCTGAAAGCGCTCGGAACCCAGACAGATTGGCTCCAGTCAACGACCGCATCGGACGTCGGCCAGAACCAAGGCGCTACCGGCGGGACCGTCAACACCGGCGCGCTGGCGCTCTCCTCGGTCACAACTACGGCCGTTTCGACGATTGATGCCAACGGTTTCGCCGTCGCCATCAACAGCGCCATCAGCGGCGGGGGCGGTTTCAACATCAACAGCAACACGGGTACCGGCACCGTCACCTTTGGCGGCGCCCAAAGCTACACCGGCGGGACCACCGTAACCGCAGGCACTTTGGACGTGACCGGCACCTTGGCTGACTCCGGCGCGGTGACTGTGAGTGGCGGCACCTACAAGGTGAGCAACGATGACACCGTGGGCGCGGTCACCCTGACCAGCGGCACCATCTCCAACGCCAGCGGCAAAGTCCTGACCGGCTCCTCCTATGCCGTGCAAAGCGGCGCCGTGAGCGGCATCCTCGGTGGCTCCGGCGTTCTCACCAAGTCCACCGGCGGCACCGTGACCCTCTCCGGCGCGAACACCTATTCCGGTGGCACATCGGTGGGCAACGGCACGTTGACGCTCTCCGGCAGCGGCACCTTCGGCTCCGGCGCGCTGACGGTTTCCGGCGGCACCGCGAATCTGGGTGGTGCCAGCATCACCAACACGCTCGGTGCCCTCACCGGTGGCGGTGCGGTCAACAACGGCACGATCACTAACAACAGCGGCACCTATGACGTACAAAACGGCTCGGTCGGTGCCGTCCTCGCGGGCTCCAATGGCCTGACCAAAAGCACGTCAAACACGGTGACTCTTTCCGGAGCAAACACCTACGGAGGAGCCACGCTCATCAATGGTGGAACACTTGCCCTCGGCTCCACGGGTTCCATCAGCAACACCAGCGGCGTTTCGCTCGGCACGTCAGGAACCTTCGATGTTTCCGCCAAGGTCGGCGGCTACACAGTGACGAATCTATCGGGATCCGGCACAGTCGTCGGGTCACTGACGGTTTCCACCCAACTGGCGATCGGTAACTCACCCGGAACCATCAATTTCGGCAGTCTGACATTGGGCTCAACTTCGACCTATACCTACGAACTGATCGGAGGTGGAAGCAGCGCCGATCTAGGAAATGTTTCGGGCTCACTCGCGATTCTATCCGGATCGATTCTGGACCTTGTGCAACTGGGAAGCTACACCCCGGGCCAGACGTTCACCTTGTTCGGATACAACACGGGATCGCTTTCCGGAACCTTCAAGGATACCGGCAACGTCACACTCAATGACGGCGATACCTTCACCGATGCGGGCGGCAGTTGGTTGATCGACTATGATAACGCGTCTGCCGGACTCAACGGCGGCACGGGTTCGAGTTTCGTGACCATCACTTCCGTGCCCGAGCCCGGAGCAGCCCTGCTCGGAGGCCTCGGTGTGCTCGCCCTGCTCCGCCGCCGCAGGGTTGGTTGATAGATTTCTATTCGGCCGAATGGAAGGGTTGGCTGTCGCGGCGTAATGGGTTTCTCCGCGGCGGCTAGCCCACCTCTGTTCGCCCGGAATTGGACCTCAATGATGAAACTCTTCCGCTCACTCTTAACGCTCATGCTCCTCGCTTGCGCCGCGATGAGCACCTTCGCGGCGGAAGCGGTGCAGGACAAATTTCGTCCCGGCGAACTGTGGCCAGACAACAAAGGCGTTCCCATCAACGCCCACGGCGGCGGAATCCTGTCTCACGACGGCGTTTATTACTGGTTCGGCGAGCACAAGATCGAAGGCGACGCGGGCAACTATGCCCAAGTGGGCGTCCATGTTTACAGCTCCCGGGATCTGGTTCATTGGCAGGACGGTGGGATCGCGCTGGCCGTTTCGGACGCCCCCAAGAGCGAGATTGCAAAGGGCTGCATCATCGAGCGGCCCAAGGTCATTTACAACGCGAAGACCAAGACCTTCGTGATGTGGTTTCACGTGGATTGCCGAAACTACGCAAACGCCCGCGCCGCTTTGGCAGTCAGCGACAAGGCGACCGGCCCCTACAAATTTGTGGGCTCGTTTCGCCCCAACCCAGGCGTGCTGCCGCCCGGTCTCGAGCCGGGCCCGCCGCCTGATCCCAACCGGTTTAAGAACAGAAAAAAATGGCCCGAGGCCGCTGTCGCCGGCGATTTCGTGCGGCGGGATTTGGAGCGCGGCCAGATGTCCCGCGACATGACGCTTTTTGTGGACGACGACGGCAAAGGCTACCTGCTGACCTCCGGCGAGGACAACCTGACGCTCCACCTTCACGAATTGACGGACGACTACCGCGGTTTCACCGGCAAATGGACGCGGATCTTTCCCGGCGAATCCAACGAGGCTCCGGCACTCTTCAAGCGCGCCGGAAAATACTACCTGTTCGCCTCCGGCACCTCCGGCTGGTTTCCCAATCCGGGACGCTCCGCGATGGCCGACTCGATCTGGGGGCCATGGACCGTGCTGGGGAATCCCTGCCGGGGCACGGAGCCCGAAAACGCCATCACCTTTGAGTCCCAGTCCACCTACGTCCTGCCCGTGCCCGGTCATCCCGGTGAGTTTATTTACATGGGTGACCGCTGGCGGCCGAAAAACCCCATCGACGGCCGCCATGTCTGGCTCCCGGTTGAATGGGAAAATGACCGCCCGGTCCTGCACTGGCACGCCGAATGGGACCTGTCGATTTTCACGCGTCAAAACGCATCTCCTGTTACGAAGAAATGACCTGACCGAACCTCAATTAAGCTAACCCCCGGCGTCCATGAAAACTTAAATCATACACACTCGTGAAAAACCCAATCCAGTTTCTTTGCTCCCTAATCGGCGGGCTGCTCTTGTCGAATGCGGCGCTGGCGCACCCGCTCACCTTCAACTCCACGATCACCTATTCCGCCGCCCAGCCCTCCGGCGCGGCCGATAGCGTCGCCCAGTGGAGCGGAGCCGCCTTCGACGCCGCGAACATCGGTGGCTCGGGCGTCAACTCCGATGGCGGTGCGAACAACGGCACGGCCAACGACGCGAGCACCTACGTGGCCAATGGCCGGCCGGCGCAGGGCCAGACCTTCACGACCGGGAGCAACCCCAACGGCTACGAGGTGAGCGGCCTCACCGTGCGCCTCGCGGGCTACACGAACAACACGGCGACCGGCGCCAACCAGATCGCTTGGGACCTCAGGCCGGCACCCTCGCCCATCATAGTGACCTTCGGCAAGGTAAACGGCACGACGCATTCGCTCCTATCGATCCAGAACTTCATCGCGGGAGGCGAGGGCACTCCCGGCTCGGGAACCAGCGCGAACGGGCCGGGCACCTACCTCACCTTCAACCTGCCCTTTCCGGTCCACCTCGATCCGAACACGACCTACAGTTTCGATCTTACCACCCAAGGCAAAGGCTTCAACTACTTCGAGCTGCTAGGAACGAGCGCCGATCCCTACGCCGGCGGCACGGCTTACACGCGACCCTCGAAGGGGGCGACGATCACGCCGCTGTCCGGAGACCGGGTGTTCCAGGTGAACATGACGGCATCGACGATGCCCTACGCGCCCTTTGCGCACCCGGGCACCTTGCACACGGAGACCGACTTCGACCGCATGAAAGCCAAGATTGCCGCGGGCACCTCGCCGTGGAAAACCAGCTTCGACCAGTTTACGGGCAACCGCTTAGCGTCACTGGGTTGGGGGCCCACGGCATACGAATATATCATTCGCGGCGGGCCGGAGCAGAACAACTACACCCGCACCCAGTGGGACGGGAACGCGATCTACGAACTCTCCCTGCGCTGGAAGCTCACCGGCGACGTGGCCTATGCCAACCAAGCCGTGTGGATCGCGAACGCCTGGTCGGGCAAACTTCTGGGCATCACCGGCGACAGCAACCAAGCCCTCGCCTCCGGCATCTGCGGTTATCTCTTCGCCATTGGCGGCGAAATCCTCAGCACCTATCCCGGCTGGCCCGCGGCGCAAAAGCAGGCCTACAAGGATATGATGATGCGCGTGTTCTACATCGCGAACGTC of Chthoniobacterales bacterium contains these proteins:
- a CDS encoding autotransporter-associated beta strand repeat-containing protein translates to GGVVKNGTGTQILSGSNTYSGGTTINGGILQVGSGGTTGTPGPGTITINNNASLVFNRTNDVVQGTDFSLIDGTGTVTQAGTGAVTLSFGNTYSGGTAITSGTLLLGNDTGAGSGTIALADGTTLGASANNLTVANPINVTGTASLGQNANNVLTLTGALTGSGTLQNKTASGSTPNLFLKGDLSGFIGTLAITNGNTNTTAFWRFGATGGATIDLSHATVNLISGPSANVSPGFIDATTVANTMKIGTLTGGGTFQGSFNGTANVFNILEVGNLNTNSTFSGVLGRSSNNMMQLSLTKVGTGTLTLSGTNIYTGDTTVNAGVLAVSGNAIANANKLVINGGKVDPMGATEVVGTLYFGATQQATGTWGATGSTATHIDDVHFTGTGVVSVTTGPPAGYSAWADLYASGQTMDQDHDNDGVKNGVEYFMGQTGSTFTANPAPVNGAVTWPMGATYTGVYGTDYEVQTSTDLVNWTQVPIGTGDNTVAVTAGTSVVYDMPAGGKSFVRLVVKN
- a CDS encoding autotransporter-associated beta strand repeat-containing protein; translated protein: MKPKNKTVQHLGLIALAFAGVSSPLAHAANDVWIGNTDSNFATLSNWTGSVSPNNNTPVFGTAGPFGTTLNNDLSGATFAGLTFNSGASAFTIGGNSFALTGTITNNSTNTQTINTAMTIAAGRTVTATSGQLVLGGNITGAGGLTLNPTNKITLGGTNNFATNTAFANLTINGGAGGVDITGSTTVGNAANVNQGGYLSVGGTTTVTIQSGGSLAVNGATNTQPASAIGQNIAGTSTILVNGGTLTFGANTALLLGNGSTGSGVLTIASGTATINRGTLATTGAGTDTRLIMMGRDPSAANGNNGTINLNGGTLATDRQFVRDGSTGSANSGTANFVFGGGTLKALGTQTDWLQSTTASDVGQNQGATGGTVNTGALALSSVTTTAVSTIDANGFAVAINSAISGGGGFNINSNTGTGTVTFGGAQSYTGGTTVTAGTLDVTGTLADSGAVTVSGGTYKVSNDDTVGAVTLTSGTISNASGKVLTGSSYAVQSGAVSGILGGSGVLTKSTGGTVTLSGANTYSGGTSVGNGTLTLSGSGTFGSGALTVSGGTANLGGASITNTLGALTGGGAVNNGTITNNSGTYDVQNGSVGAVLAGSNGLTKSTSNTVTLSGANTYGGATLINGGTLALGSTGSISNTSGVSLGTSGTFDVSAKVGGYTVTNLSGSGTVVGSLTVSTQLAIGNSPGTINFGSLTLGSTSTYTYELIGGGSSADLGNVSGSLAILSGSILDLVQLGSYTPGQTFTLFGYNTGSLSGTFKDTGNVTLNDGDTFTDAGGSWLIDYDNASAGLNGGTGSSFVTITSVPEPGAALLGGLGVLALLRRRRVG
- a CDS encoding glycoside hydrolase family 43 protein codes for the protein MMKLFRSLLTLMLLACAAMSTFAAEAVQDKFRPGELWPDNKGVPINAHGGGILSHDGVYYWFGEHKIEGDAGNYAQVGVHVYSSRDLVHWQDGGIALAVSDAPKSEIAKGCIIERPKVIYNAKTKTFVMWFHVDCRNYANARAALAVSDKATGPYKFVGSFRPNPGVLPPGLEPGPPPDPNRFKNRKKWPEAAVAGDFVRRDLERGQMSRDMTLFVDDDGKGYLLTSGEDNLTLHLHELTDDYRGFTGKWTRIFPGESNEAPALFKRAGKYYLFASGTSGWFPNPGRSAMADSIWGPWTVLGNPCRGTEPENAITFESQSTYVLPVPGHPGEFIYMGDRWRPKNPIDGRHVWLPVEWENDRPVLHWHAEWDLSIFTRQNASPVTKK